The DNA sequence aaatcattgtGATGTACCATTGTAAAGGCAATTTCAGTAACAACGAACTCAGATATTCACAATCTACAATTTACATATAGGTTAAAGTGTTTGGAAAATTAAGCGAAAATAACATTTAAGTAACCAACTCTGTTCTACACACGCGCTACTATTATCTTACATTTATTTTGTGCCTATATTAAAAGTGAGCTTATTCATAGCTGAATCTGTTTGAGATGTGTTCTTATCTTATCTGGAAGTTGAATACTTTGATGCAGAAGGCAAACATGAAACTAAAGCAAACAGTGAAACCAACAACAGCAGTGGCTGCGTAACCCAAGTGATCATGCGTAAACCCAAAGAATCTGTTGATGAAATCTTTTACTATTTCCCCATCTTCCAGctcaacatctataatatcTCCAAATTGGGAAGCCACAAGTCCATATAGTGTCCAAGCCACTGGGCATGCCCACGAGTACCATCTCCACCATATTGGTATCCTCTGCAGAACGGTCATGCATGTATGCTTCAGCATTGCAAGGAAAATTCAAACATATTGCAAATGTACATGGAGTTACTCTTAGAGACTTACTGGTCTGGGGATAATGAAGCCAGCAAAGATATTCCATATTGCATAGCATGCAGTTGAAGCTAGGGCGGCGATGTCACTGTTTGGTGTCATGGCAACTAACATCATCCCGTAGAATGTGAAGTACATGAACGTGAAGTACATGAAAAACATGTACCAAAAGAACTTTTGGACTGTCCAGTCAAAGTCTATCAAGGCATATATGATGAGACCATAGACAACGGTCTGGAGGAAGATGTGTGGGATCTCAATTACAACCTGTTGAAGAGTTAAATTGTTAGAATCCAGCAGTCAGTTGTGACTTGGGACAAATATAGTACGAATATTATTCAAATATTTTGTTACGACCATTTACCTGTGCAAAAGCATAGGGTAGAGCCGAGTACATTCCAGCAGCCTTTTCTCGATAGAATACTGTTCTCTCAACTTCTACTATCGGTTGTACGGATAGGCCATTCTGAACTCCAATTAAAAGAACCGCAGCATACATGGATCCCAAAGCGTCAAACAGGTCCTGTCTCTTGACACTGAAAAGAATAGGTGAAGCACAAGTAGGTTTCTTTGTCACAACTCACAACATGTCAAGCCTTAATTGGCAATAAGTGTTACTTACACTTTCTTGCCTAAGCTTAAGAAGATGGTTCCAAATACAAAGCCAATAAGTGTGGTGAAGAAGATTCTAGTTGCAGTGTATGACGGGTTTCTCCAGTATGACTTGTGCTGCTTCCATAGGCAAGCCATGCACTGTATGATGGAGGACTGTGAGTACTGTGTTGGAAAGTACAAGTCTTTGGATCCAGGTGGAGGTGTGCTTAATTCACTGACCAAATTTTTGTTCTTCCTACAATGGTGCAACCCAACCGTCAACATAAAAATGGAGCACAGATAAAAGCAAGAAAACTAATTGGTGTCACCGAACATACCGGTATAAATCTGAATTCCTATATACTTCAGCAAAGTTGCACCCAAGAACGTCTTCTTGAGCTAGGGTGGTCACTTCCAACATCCATGTTGCAGGATTGTAACCGTCCTTGATTTTCTTCACACCTCGTACTCCCTATACATTTGTAGCACCAAACATAGTTACCGGTTACTACTTACCATGCCTGGCATAGGTCAAACGATAGATGTTTCGCTCAGTAGGTGAGTAACGAACCTCACCTCAAAGTACTTAATTAGGTGGCATGACTTGTCTCCCAAGGGGCCAACGTATATTTCTTCACCTCCCCATTTTAGCAAGAACAACTTCAAAAGTTCAAGAACCACATGTAGCCGTTGACAACTGAACATTGGTTCAAGAATTACTTATACAATTTTCTCATCATTTATGCTACTTACCTCATCAAAAGCTTCAAAGATGTCGATGCTGGGCTGATGGATTGTGCAGACGACTGTTCGTCCAGTATCGACCGTGTTTCTGACTGTCCTCATCACAATTGCAGCTGCCCTTGCATCTAGTCCCGAAGTTGGTTCATCCATGAATATGATGGATGGGTTGGCAACAAGCTCAACTGCTATAGTGAGCCTCTTCCTCTGTTCGGTAGATAAACCATCCACTCCTGGCAGCCCCACTAATGCTCCCCTCAGTGGCATTAGCTCGACAAGTTCAGCAACCTCCTCCACAAACATCTGTGTTCATAAAAAGTTATTCAATCACACCAAGTGCTCTTGTAATCCATTGCAATTCCAAAAGAAAAGGTCAATGAGTTACTTATGAGCTATCAGAATTTTTTTTCTCGATCGGGTGAATACACCCGTTTTTCATGAGCTATCAGAATGAAGGTCATTATATTCGATCTACCTTTCTTGCTTCCAAGTCAACTTCAGGGGGCAGCCGGAGCCATGCTGAGAATAGGAGGGATTCATAAACAGTGACATGTGGAGAGTGGATATCACTTTGCTCACAGTAACCAGCGATCCGAGCAAAGGTCTCTTGCTTCTTTGGGTATCCAGATACATAAATGTCTCCTTCAGTGTAGCCACTAGTTTTCCTTCCTGCCAACACATCCAACAGAGTTGTCTTACCCGCTCCGCTGACTCCCATCAATGCCGTAAGGGCTCCAGGTCTGAAGGCTCCACTTACACCCTTCAGTAGTAGTAGCCGGTCTTCAGTAATACCTTTGTTTTTCATTTCCTATAGAAGATAAATAGATTGAGATATGTGGAGTATAATTAGTACTTACTATTTACTAGTAGCAGTTTTTGTAtgcgtaaaaataaaaatctaCTTTACTGTCTCTGTTTGTAAATAATTCTTGTTCTATTTTGTGCCTGTGTTGTTTTTCTTTCGTTTTTGGCCGGTGCTAGCATAGGATTGTGTTgtatgtattttttttctttaatgaaATGCTCAAAATTCTCCTGTGATGTTCATTAAAAACAAATGACAAATATTGCTTACCTGAGGCATGTCCACGGAGTATTTGATATTGTCAAAGGTGATTGTCAATGGCGTAAATGGAAGTACCATTCCTCTCTTCTTGGTGTCTGCTCGGGTGATTTCTCCACTTCCTGCAATTGTAGTTAGTGGATTCTTTAAAGGATGCAAGACTGACACGTACTGTTAAGCGGATGTTACAACAGAGAATATTTATGACAGACCATCAGATGGTGAATTCTGGCAGTCTGTTCCAAGAGGCAGCAGTTCAACATTCTCACCAGTACGGTTTTGTTGCTTCTCTCTCAGTCCCTTGTCAGAAACAATAGTTTGGCCTTTTCTAAGTGCTGTTATAAAAGGAATGACATGATGCCAAACATAAGATGGATTCTTTTCAAAAGGACAAACATAAGATGGTTTTGTTCTAAAAGACAAACATAAGATTTTTTAAGTGTGTGAATCAATCTATCTTTGAACTGGAGAGTACTCACGGCCAAGCCAGTCAAGGAACAGTACAAAGAGTAAATTGAAGATCATGATGTATCCAAGCAATGCTCCAACACCAATCCAGTACCAGTTTCGGTCTACAAAAATGCCACGTGCCTTTAGGATTTGGACACCGAGTGTGTCATTATTTTCTGTCCTATCGACCTGCACAAAACTTCATGTCATTTGTCACTTCAATTGTCAATCTGAACTTCAGAGACATCAAGCTTGCGTTGGTTGGATCACCACCTGCCAACTATTGCCAAGGAACTCATTCACCGCTATGGCATTCTGGGCATACATCAGAGGGGAGGACCAGTAACCCCAAATCCACGATTTCTTGATGTTATCTGCAGAAAGAGAACTAAGTCCCACACACTGGACACTAAATGATGACTGAATGAATACATTACATACTTCTTGCTATCAAGAATCCACCAAGAATTAGCAGGACAATCTGAGCAAATGAGCCAAATGTCTCTGCAACAACCATGTCTCTTCCTACTGCAGCAAGAAGCCGGAAAAGACCAGATGCCATTTGGCTTATTAGTACAAGCAGTAGGTAATGACGGAAGAATCTTTCAATGCTTGGATCAAAACCAATGACATAGTAAGTCATGCCAGTCCACACAGCACATTCCAAGAATGATATTGGGATCTTGAGCAACCATGTAGGCAATGCATATGCCCATGATGGATAGAAGAGATGATCTCTCTGCTTATAAAATATTGGCAgctttgcaatgctcatggcaACCTCAACAAAACCATTGAACAAATGTGTAACTAGGCCGAGGAACATCGCGCCTAGAAAGATGACTCCATCTTCGACATCATGTCGATGCATTTTTGTGCGCAGGAAGACCGTCATTGCAATGGTTCCTAGGATAATGAGCTGGTACAGGTATGTACCAACCATCCAAATCTATAACTATCTGAATTTCAAAATAGAGAAGATTTAAGGAAACAAAATGCATGTTTCTTACCTGCACTACTTTGATGATGTAAACGAATGAGTTCCTCTTCATCAGCAGCCACTCCCTAGAAAAGCATGCCTTGAGAAGCTCCATCCTGCTAATACCAAACTTTGATGTTGTGAGGGCAGCAGGGTGGTTCTTGGTTCGATCGAAGGGCACTTCGAGCTCCAATCCCAATGCATTCCCAACATGAAATACTTTGAAGGCCTCTACGAAGTCATTTACTGAGACGTACAGATATGGCTCATCTCTTCTACACCAGTACTGGTATTGATCCTTCCTAGAAGTAACCTGTCGATTGAAATAGAACAATGTCAAATTGGATTCTCGAAATTCTGAACGTTACAGTAAATGGCATTCTCCCAGATCACTCACTTCTTGCAAGAAGTCTGCAACACCTTTCCTATCAGGACATCTGAAACCCATGGCCTCAAAAAACTCGATGACATTTTCTCGAGGACCCTGGTACACGATTTGTCCCTCGGCAAGGAGAACAATATCATCGAATAGTTCGTATGTTTCAGGTGCAGGCTGAAGCAATGAGATGAGTGCAGTGCCACCAAGGATGTGGACCGACTGCCTTAGAGAGTTGATGATCTGATAGGTCGTGGAGCTGTCCAGACCAGTGGAGATTTCATCCATGAATAGTGTTTTAGCTGGCCCAACAAGCATCTCACCTATGCAAATCAAACAGGTTGAGAAGTCAGATATTTCTGTTATGCTTCAGGTTTTATGTATGGATAGTTCTTCTTAGCTGCAGATTACATACCAATTGTGACACGCTTCTTTTGTCCCCCTGAGATACCTCTGATCATAGAGTCTCCAACCATTATATCTGCACAGATATCCAGACCCAAAATCTGCAAAATAAATGAATACCATTACTGTTGGGGGCGAAGGGTCATATCCATTTCCCCTGTACCTTCTTCGTGTAGTGTGCTCTTTTTTAACTCACTTTGAGGATGTAATCAGTAATGAGGTTCTCTTGTCCTTCCTGGGAGATGGCCTGTTTGCACAGAATAGCACAAATACTTTGAAGATCCCCATACTTCTTTTTCAAATAAGGGTTTGATTCAAATTTATTGACAATTCTACCTTCATGTAAACATCAATGTCAAGATCAGGCCTAATTTTGGCTTGTTTCTCCCTTCTTGAGAGTTCAGTAAGCATATCTACGATGTAGAACACCATGCATAGAAGTCACTAAACAAAAGGCCCTTCCTTTCATATGACttgttacatagcaatacatacCATAACGTGTTCCAACTCCTTGACATCTTGCAGCAAATGCCAATGTTTCACGGACCGTCATTTCACCTATGTGAACATCATGCTGCCCGATGTATGCCGATGTGCTTTGAGGGACAAATTCGTCCATGTCATGTCCATTATAAGTCACCCTTCCTGATACCTGAATAATTCCATTACAAAGTTCATCGAAGAAGCCATGTTAGAACCTTATCTAGTTTAATTTTCTTTGAAGTAGTCTTCTACCTTAAGTTAATAACAACTCAAACTCAAGAAGCGTGCACGCTGTGATACCTTTAGGGTTGAATCAAGTTTCCCTGCCAAAGCTAGAAGTAGACTCGTTTTCCCAGATCCAGGAGCACCTAGCAACAAAGACATTCTGAACAAATTCCACGTGGTGACTAAACTCCAACCTAAAGCAAAATCATTTCTATATTCTGTTCTGAAGCTCTTGGTTTGTTACCTATTCGGTCTTACAATTCCACTTATGTCATGAAGGATGGAGATAGGTCTCTTCCCACTGGAGATAATGTGCAAAGCAGTCAGCGCATCCTGAGATAggaacagctcacaacagtcaGGAGCTGAACTGCTGAAGAAATTTGACAACCCTTTTTCCCACGGCTAGGAAGCATGAAATATTTATGCCACTACAAATGCATACCATGACTTTGTTGGAGAAGAAGTTGGTGAATGTTGGGACTCCCTGTTTGCCAACATAGACCTCCGTGTTGATGGTCAAGTGCTCAAACCGCACTTCTATCGTTGGGTTCTCAATCCCAActctacaaaaaaaaaacatccttAGAAATTAACCATGGAAATCAAGATGACTTGAgtgcatatgctcaaaaatcaaattaGGTGCATAATCAAACAGTTTTCTCATGCTTGTGCATGtcattcttcaggtgcttcTGAAGTTTTCAAAAGATTGTGATCAATGACTTAGGAAGAATGAAGTGGAGCTAGTTATGAGTGATCACCGCTCCATCCGTTCACGCAGTTTCAGAAGGAACCTCTCATTGTCCTCCTCAGGGATACGGATGAGGCGCTGGATGAGGCATTGCCTTTCCTGCATGCTGAGCCCTTGGATGTCCACCTCCTGTATGCCGCCACCCACTGCTGTGAGGATGCCTTTCCTCATGCGGTCGTAGGTGGGAAGCTTCTCTATGGCCGCCCATCGCAGcacctcctcgtcgtcctcctccctcGCTGACGACCGGAATGCATTGCTTCCTCTTGACGCCCACCATGATGATGATGTCCGCAGCAAGCTCCCATCCAGGTTGCTCCCCATCCTCATCGTATCCACCCTCCTCCTGTCCTCCTCAATACATAGAGCCCCAGCAAAATAGACCTCTTCAAATTCCTTTGTTTAatatcttgtttatttgatcctTTTTTGTTTCTTGTGCTCTTGCTCAATCGCTTCTCCTGTCTTTTGTTATTGTTTGCTACTATATATGCATGGTGGAAGCAAGCTATGCTTGTTGCGTACCAGACCCCctacaaaaaaaatttggtaGTGCCAAATGTGAGGGTGGTGTTTTGTTAAAATAGGAGGTGGATGCAGACGTTCAGAACTTCAGACACGCTCCACGACACACAAGTGCATGCTACCTATATTTGAATGTCGACAGGCAGGGACCAAAGTAGCAGAGGCAGAGAAGTAGCATTAAAATGGAGATGGTGCATAATAATATTCCTTATGATATAGTAAATACCCCCTCTATTTCAAACTGTAGGTCATGTTAGTTTTGTTTTTGTCCTACATATGCCAAACTAGTATAGCTATGACTAAGTATATAGGAGAATTGTTTAATATCTACCACATCAAAATAGTTTTTGGCTTTCCAAATATTAACACATTTGTGTATGAAGCTATGAAACATCAAAGCTAAAGAAATTTGAATTAGGTCTCACAATTTGGAACTCGTTACTACAGATACAACTTTAATTCTGTTGGTCCCTCTTTTACAGGGCATTTTGATTGGAGACATATAAGAGACAGATGATCCCAGGCTCTGTTCCTCCAAATCCGAAGGACAGGGTaattgccccccccccccccccccccccccccccccccctccactTGATGCGGCAACACGAGGCAGGCGCCGTCCATTTCATCCCTCCCCTTGTAGAGCTGGCGAGCGGGCGCCGCGGCCGAGCGGCGACGGTGGCGCGAGCGGAGCGGCAGCTGGAATGGAAGAGCAGCAGTGCGCCACGGCATGAAGCAGGCGGCTGGCGACCGGCGAAGCAGCAGGTGGCGGCGCTGAAGTCTGGACGGGAGAGCATTCCATGTCCAGGATTTGAGAATTTTAGAAGGAAGCTGACGAAATTCAGGCCCACATGGCAGTCATAGTAAAGGTTAATTTGGCCCAAGAAATGTGTAGAAAATATAATGAGAAGAAAAATTAAAATGAGGAAGGTAACATCACCTACAacaattttttttgacaaaaacaCCTACAACACTGAACGTATCTGGTGGAAACCACAACCTTAAGTCGTCTAAATTCATCAAAAAAAATCACACatagatgatatgatgatacacaaccttgtaaaatatcttgtctaaaatcaaattcatttgtgagatataaaataACAAATTTTAAGCCAAAAAGTTGTCCATAGGATTTGttagaaatttgttatttttatagctCACAAACGAATTCGAGTTTGgataatatattttataatgttGTGTATTATCATATCATCTATATATGTGATTTTTTGGTGAATTTAGACGAATTTTTTACCGTGATTTACACAGATTTTCACAAAAGCTGGTTCCCTAACAATTAAGGCGAAGATGAACCTCCCTGGTAACCCCTCTGTTCCATCAACTACTGTTGGTGATATGCAAAAACATGTCCAATAAATCTAAAAGATATATTGGTGTATCCCAATCAACTTATTTGGTTGTATTGTTGGTGATATGTTGGAGAATTTCTTTAACCACATCAAAGAGTCCTATATCCCCATCCCTCAAACCGAACAATCGATGGGACAATTCTATCCCACGTCATTGCTCGACCAAACAAAAAACAGGATGATCATATCCTTCAAATCTAACAAAGAGTGGGATGATCACATCTCCTGGACGAGAACATCACATTCCATGTTGTCCATAGACCAAATGCATGCCTGCTAAACTTCAAAGGTGTGATCCATTTATGGAGGcaatttttacaaaatttatatctaaataaaatttTAGAACAACTCCTAACTTTTGCATGTGAAGTCGGATAAAGACAGTTTATTTAAAATTGTAGAGATGAATGAGAtggaaaactttgtagttgataaagtTCTAATTTAAAATTATTAGAGCaccaaaattttattttaagttATTAGGTTTTGACATTTAAAATTTAGAATTCTCTAACGACCTAGGATGTTGACATGGTTTATATAGAAGTTAGATTTATCAAATGTAACCTCTAACTCTGTAGTTGTTAATTTTTTTATGGGAAGTCATTAGAGTCTTAAATATTAGTTTTATATTCTTATATTTTGAAATTTAGAATTTAGAATTTTCAGATAACTTTATAAGTTGTAGTTGTGATACAGCTAtatagttgacaagttttttatTTGTAAACAATTAGATCCCAAAATACTCATTTTGATTTTATTGAATTTTTAGAtacaatttttcataattttcaaACGATTTCTCATGGAGGCACATCCTACACCAAACTTGTTATGGTTGACGATCTAAACTTCCTAGTTATAacctttttcatttaaaatagtttaggaACCGAAATATTCAATATTTAGATTCCTAAAAGCTAAGATAAAAAGATGTATCCTATTCCAAGACACAGAGTGTGTATAGTGTAGTGAAATGATGAGAAGTTTGAGGCAATAATAGGTCACAGGTTCGAGTCCTAGGAAGTGCACATGCAGTGTGGCAATGATAGGAGTATTAGTCAATCACGCTAGCGAAGAAACAGTATTTTTCTGTCACAGCAAATCAGCAGCGAAACGAACACTAAGATTGCGGGACTCACTGTGTACCAGGGTATGGCATTGCCTAATTTATGCTAGACTAGCCAACGGATCTTGAGAAAGTCATAAAAAAGTGAATCACTATCGATGTGCTATCACTTACCACTTagaatatgtatatgtatatatgtatgcatgcatggccTGCAAGTAATCTAGCTAGGCAGGCTCATTCATTTATTCGTTCTGTATGAAAACTCAGATGCCCTTGTCGACATGTATCCTAGTGTTTGGACACGAAGGGACACAACCTTTGTATTTGTGTAGCCTTTACGCGTTGTTGTTACGTTGTACAGCTTGAACTTTGAATAAAGTGTGTTCCCTACTATATGTATTATTCACTTATCGTGTTGATTCGTGGAATGCGATCCCCATATATACATGGACAACATCCAGAAGCATCAGACGAAATTATCAGTCCATCCTCCAGGACCCTGTCAGTTCCCAGTGCCGGCCATCCGGCCTATTATTAGACAAATGGATCCTAAATTATTCAGTTGCACaactaagggcttgtttggtttctcttgctaaattttagctagctaaaaattattttagttactcttgggtgactaatagaactaaactattttagctccttttagtcaatgtgtttggaactttagctactaaactgactaaagtttagctagctaaaatttagttggtggaaccaaacagagCCTAGGTGTTGAAAGCAAGGGAACATACATGCCGCAATTATCAAACTAAACTACACCgattttgtttttaaatttGCGACAACAGGTATTAGCATGATATGGTGACCTAGAACGAACCCTGCTTTGTCATCAGGAAATCCTATACAGCTATACTCAACTAgccttttttttgaaacatatACTCCACTAGCCTTTATTTGCCTGATGAAATAGACGTAATGACATTGAGGGTTAGGCTCGATCTAGTCAAAGGCCCTCCTGTAAAAAAAGGTCTAAGTTATAGTAAAGCCTAAGTACTTGTCTGTAATTTGTAGAGTAATGGAAGGTTGGGAGTAAGATAGTCACCCTGCTGTATAAACAGAGCCCCTTGGCTATGTAAAGAGGTGCACTACTGTATTTAGGGGCTTTGCCCAGAGCGTGGGACGCTCGGCAAAGGTAGTTTAGCTCTcgacaaaggctttgccgagagcgaCTTTCGGCAAAGGCCCTTCGGCACATCTTTTATCGGTAAAGAGGTATTTGCCGAGAGCTATCCatcgggctctcggcaaagggtttgccgagagccaaaacccagctctcggcaaagaaaagtaaCCGTTACGGCTGATGGcgactttgccgagagctgtctggccaagctctcggcaaaaagaatttttttttttgaaaaagtcGTTGCCGAGAGCCTCCAGGAGGGCTCTCTACAAagagataattttttttttaaaaaaaggtctttgccgagagcctccgAGAGTGTTCTCGACAAagagataattttttttaaaaaaaaagtcttTACCGAGAGCCTCCAGgagagctctcggcaaagctggatatttttccaagctgatggctcctttgccgagagcccttcCCCTGGCTGGGATGTGCATGGTGCTTGGCGATGGCTTCCTTTGCGGAGGATTCAGTACCGACGGGTATGCCATAGTTTTCTTCTTATGCGTTGGTAACCGATTCCTCTGGATGCTTCTTTGTGCCGTCGGAGCCCATGCCATCAATGGTGACGCTGGTCTCGCAAGCTACGACATGATGTCAAATGTACGGTGGGGTTCTAGTGGATTTGATTACCAACTCGATGAGAAACCGGGTTGGGTTTTGGTTCCCACCTTCTTTGGTGGTGCCGCTCCCCTTCGGggttcgtcgtcgtcgttcggTGAGCTGAGGGCTCTGGTCCTTGTGGCGTCAGATTCCTCGGTGTCCGACGATGTGATGGTCGACGGCCATCTTTTCCAGCCGGGTCGTTCAGCGGTTACAAAGCATGTCGGGATCAACGTGCTACACAAGACGGCAACAAAAAACTGTGATTCTTCGCCGGAGAGGAGGTTGGCCTCAAGCAATGTGCTCTGGCCGCCGGCGGCGAGGCAAACCAGGAGTTGTCTACAAGAACTGAGTtgtaattttcttttctttcaaggATGTTCTTGTAAGATTTGGGCT is a window from the Sorghum bicolor cultivar BTx623 chromosome 5, Sorghum_bicolor_NCBIv3, whole genome shotgun sequence genome containing:
- the LOC8066719 gene encoding LOW QUALITY PROTEIN: ABC transporter G family member 39 (The sequence of the model RefSeq protein was modified relative to this genomic sequence to represent the inferred CDS: substituted 2 bases at 2 genomic stop codons), yielding MRKGILTAVGGGIQEVDIQGLSMQERQCLIQRLIRIPEEDNERFLLKLRERMERVGIENPTIEVRFEHLTINTEVYVGKQGVPTFTNFFSNKVMDALTALHIISSGKRPISILHDISGIVRPNRKLNXIRFXHGFFDELCNGIIQVSGRVTYNGHDMDEFVPQSTSAYIGQHDVHIGEMTVRETLAFAARCQGVGTRYDMLTELSRREKQAKIRPDLDIDVYMKAISQEGQENLITDYILKILGLDICADIMVGDSMIRGISGGQKKRVTIGEMLVGPAKTLFMDEISTGLDSSTTYQIINSLRQSVHILGGTALISLLQPAPETYELFDDIVLLAEGQIVYQGPRENVIEFFEAMGFRCPDRKGVADFLQEVTSRKDQYQYWCRRDEPYLYVSVNDFVEAFKVFHVGNALGLELEVPFDRTKNHPAALTTSKFGISRMELLKACFSREWLLMKRNSFVYIIKVVQLIILGTIAMTVFLRTKMHRHDVEDGVIFLGAMFLGLVTHLFNGFVEVAMSIAKLPIFYKQRDHLFYPSWAYALPTWLLKIPISFLECAVWTGMTYYVIGFDPSIERFFRHYLLLVLISQMASGLFRLLAAVGRDMVVAETFGSFAQIVLLILGGFLIARNNIKKSWIWGYWSSPLMYAQNAIAVNEFLGNSWQVVDRTENNDTLGVQILKARGIFVDRNWYWIGVGALLGYIMIFNLLFVLFLDWLGPLRKGQTIVSDKGLREKQQNRTGENVELLPLGTDCQNSPSDGSGEITRADTKKRGMVLPFTPLTITFDNIKYSVDMPQEMKNKGITEDRLLLLKGVSGAFRPGALTALMGVSGAGKTTLLDVLAGRKTSGYTEGDIYVSGYPKKQETFARIAGYCEQSDIHSPHVTVYESLLFSAWLRLPPEVDLEARKMFVEEVAELVELMPLRGALVGLPGVDGLSTEQRKRLTIAVELVANPSIIFMDEPTSGLDARAAAIVMRTVRNTVDTGRTVVCTIHQPSIDIFEAFDELFLLKWGGEEIYVGPLGDKSCHLIKYFEVRFVTHLLIRGVKKIKDGYNPATWMLEVTTLAQEDVLGCNFAEVYRNSDLYRKNKNLVSELSTPPPGSKDLYFPTQYSQSSIIQCMACLWKQHKSYWRNPSYTATRIFFTTLIGFVFGTIFLSLGKKVVKRQDLFDALGSMYAAVLLIGVQNGLSVQPIVEVERTVFYREKAAGMYSALPYAFAQVVIEIPHIFLQTVVYGLIIYALIDFDWTVQKFFWYMFFMYFTFMYFTFYGMMLVAMTPNSDIAALASTACYAIWNIFAGFIIPRPRIPIWWRWYSWACPVAWTLYGLVASQFGDIIDVELEDGEIVKDFINRFFGFTHDHLGYAATAVVGFTVCFSFMFAFCIKVFNFQIR